The Acidimicrobiales bacterium genome includes a region encoding these proteins:
- a CDS encoding DUF3516 domain-containing protein produces the protein MALTLADHLPAPDAGGDSDALLDAFTEWVTARGLTLYPAQEEAVLEVLSGANLILGTPTGSGKSLVALAAHVAALYDGRRTFYSAPIKALVSEKFFDLCRELGSHRVGMLTGDAAVNPTAPVICCTAEVLANLALRDGDRADVGQVVMDEFHYYAEPDRGWAWQVPLLTLPQAQFVLMSATLGDTRRFEDELTELTGRPTATVAQATRPVPLDFEYRATAMHQTIDDLLTTDRAPVYVVHFTQQSAVERAQTLMSINVSSRAEKDAIGDALGDFRFGPGFGKNLSRLVRHGIGVHHAGMLPKYRRMVERLAQDGHLKVICGTDTLGVGINVPIRTVLFTQLCKYDGTRSRLLSAREFHQIAGRAGRAGFDTVGYVWAQAPEHVIDNERALAKAGDDGKKRRKVVRKKPPERGYVPWSEDTFDKLVVAPPEPLTSSFAVSHSMLLNVLDRPGDGCGAMRGLLTKNHDPRPLQRRHIRRAIAMYRSLLGAGVVERLDEPDEDGRLVRVTVELQADFALNQPLSPFVLAAAGNLDRDSPTYALDLLSLVESVLENPGVILAAQLHKLRSETVGRLKQEGVEYEERMAELDKLEHPKPLREFTYDLFNQYLTFHPWAADHTIRPKSVARELYERAMTFTDYVHHYGLARSEGLLLRYLSDAYKGLMQTVPEDAKTEEVFDLTEWLGETVRQVDSSLLDEWDQLRHPDDLVAVAEGTAVPVSGRGDRAGGADGAGEPGGVTANPRAFRVMVRNELFRWVELLGRRAYGELVEREGSRDWSSDRLAGAMAPYW, from the coding sequence ATGGCCCTCACGCTCGCCGACCACCTGCCCGCGCCCGACGCCGGGGGCGACAGCGATGCGCTGCTCGACGCCTTCACCGAGTGGGTGACGGCCCGGGGCCTGACCCTCTACCCGGCGCAGGAGGAGGCGGTGCTCGAGGTGCTGTCGGGCGCCAACCTCATCCTCGGCACGCCGACCGGGTCGGGCAAGTCGCTCGTCGCCCTGGCCGCCCACGTCGCCGCCCTCTACGACGGGCGCCGCACCTTCTACTCCGCACCCATCAAGGCGCTGGTGTCGGAGAAGTTCTTCGACCTGTGCCGGGAGCTGGGCTCGCACCGGGTGGGGATGCTCACCGGCGACGCCGCGGTCAACCCGACCGCCCCCGTCATCTGCTGCACCGCCGAGGTGCTCGCCAACCTGGCGCTGCGCGACGGCGATCGGGCCGACGTCGGCCAGGTCGTCATGGACGAGTTCCACTACTACGCCGAGCCCGACCGGGGCTGGGCCTGGCAGGTGCCGCTGCTCACGCTGCCCCAGGCCCAGTTCGTGCTGATGTCGGCCACGCTGGGCGACACCCGGCGCTTCGAGGACGAGCTGACCGAGCTGACCGGGCGACCCACGGCCACGGTCGCCCAGGCCACCCGGCCGGTGCCGCTCGACTTCGAGTACCGCGCCACCGCCATGCACCAGACGATCGACGACCTGCTGACCACCGACCGGGCGCCCGTCTACGTCGTGCACTTCACCCAGCAGTCGGCCGTCGAGCGGGCCCAGACCCTGATGAGCATCAACGTGTCCTCCCGGGCCGAGAAGGACGCCATCGGCGACGCCCTGGGCGACTTCCGGTTCGGCCCCGGCTTCGGGAAGAACCTGTCGCGCCTGGTGCGCCACGGCATCGGCGTGCACCATGCCGGCATGCTGCCCAAGTACCGCCGCATGGTCGAGCGCCTGGCCCAGGACGGCCACCTCAAGGTCATCTGCGGCACCGACACGCTGGGCGTCGGCATCAACGTCCCCATCCGCACGGTGCTGTTCACCCAGCTCTGCAAGTACGACGGCACCCGGTCGCGCCTGCTGTCGGCCCGGGAGTTCCACCAGATCGCCGGGCGGGCCGGCCGGGCCGGGTTCGACACGGTCGGCTACGTGTGGGCCCAGGCCCCCGAGCACGTGATCGACAACGAGCGGGCGCTGGCCAAGGCGGGCGACGACGGCAAGAAGCGCCGCAAGGTCGTGCGCAAGAAGCCACCGGAGCGGGGCTACGTCCCGTGGAGCGAGGACACCTTCGACAAGCTGGTGGTCGCCCCGCCCGAGCCGCTGACGTCGAGCTTCGCGGTCTCGCACTCGATGCTGCTCAACGTGCTCGACCGGCCGGGCGACGGTTGCGGCGCCATGCGCGGGCTCCTCACGAAGAACCACGACCCGCGCCCCCTGCAGCGCCGCCACATCCGCCGGGCCATCGCCATGTACCGGTCGCTGCTGGGCGCGGGGGTGGTCGAGCGGCTCGACGAACCCGACGAGGACGGTCGGCTGGTGCGGGTCACCGTCGAGCTGCAGGCCGACTTCGCCCTCAACCAGCCGCTGTCGCCGTTCGTCCTGGCGGCGGCGGGGAACCTCGATCGCGACTCGCCGACCTACGCCCTCGACCTCCTGTCGCTGGTCGAGTCGGTGCTGGAGAACCCCGGGGTGATCCTCGCCGCCCAGCTGCACAAGCTGCGGTCCGAGACCGTCGGCCGGCTGAAGCAGGAGGGCGTCGAGTACGAGGAGCGCATGGCCGAGCTCGACAAGCTCGAGCACCCGAAGCCGCTGCGCGAGTTCACCTACGACCTGTTCAACCAGTACCTCACGTTCCACCCGTGGGCGGCCGACCACACGATCCGGCCCAAGTCGGTGGCCCGGGAGCTCTACGAGCGGGCCATGACGTTCACCGACTACGTGCACCACTACGGGCTCGCCCGGTCGGAGGGGCTACTGCTGCGCTACCTGTCGGACGCCTACAAGGGCCTGATGCAGACCGTGCCGGAGGACGCCAAGACCGAGGAGGTGTTCGACCTGACGGAGTGGCTGGGCGAGACGGTCCGCCAGGTCGACTCCAGCCTGCTCGACGAGTGGGACCAGCTGCGCCACCCCGACGACCTGGTCGCCGTCGCCGAGGGGACCGCGGTCCCGGTGTCGGGCCGGGGCGACCGCGCCGGCGGGGCCGACGGCGCCGGCGAGCCCGGTGGGGTCACCGCCAACCCGCGGGCGTTCCGGGTGATGGTCCGCAACGAGCTGTTCCGCTGGGTCGAGCTGCTCGGCCGGCGTGCCTACGGCGAGCTGGTCGAGCGCGAGGGGTCCCGCGACTGGTCGTCCGACCGGCTGGCCGGGGCCATGGCCCCGTACTGGG
- a CDS encoding chloride channel protein, giving the protein MSAEVGPSGRRRRMTADPREEPDRAEGRPFAWDPDYLRTLATAALLGLVVGALATAFIVGLRHVTGWVWPDASSYGTGFLDGEWWMVLLLAGAGLVVGVTRRLLGTPLAVNLFAELEEGRVDHHHVPAVLVTGFVSLVSGASLGPEAPLATLGGGMGTLAAERSGRDARVESFAGISAAFGGLLGLPLFGTALALEIEHPHRIDYYRLILPGLVASATGTGVFLAASDHTFLGVYDLGPTAFHWWYLAAAVPLGALGAGLAILCALMVGAMRRITAPLAGHTLLLPVVGGVLMGLVALAFPLTLFSGEHELHVALHDAGHLGGWLMLAIALAKLLTLATAMSTGFVGGPIFPLLFAGGMAGLCITAAFPDVPVAIAVSCVMAATPAAFANVPVSMLVIVLVLLGGGVVAAPAAVAVVVAFSLTYGLGLFPPKPG; this is encoded by the coding sequence ATGAGCGCCGAAGTCGGCCCCTCGGGTCGACGTCGCCGGATGACGGCCGACCCGAGAGAGGAGCCGGACCGGGCCGAGGGGCGCCCGTTCGCGTGGGACCCCGACTACCTGCGGACCCTCGCCACGGCCGCCCTGCTCGGGCTGGTGGTCGGGGCGCTGGCGACGGCGTTCATCGTCGGCTTGCGCCACGTCACCGGGTGGGTCTGGCCCGACGCCTCGTCGTACGGCACCGGGTTCCTCGACGGCGAGTGGTGGATGGTCCTGCTGCTGGCCGGGGCCGGGCTCGTGGTCGGCGTGACCCGCAGGCTCCTCGGCACGCCCCTGGCGGTGAACCTGTTCGCCGAGCTCGAGGAAGGCAGGGTCGACCACCACCACGTGCCCGCGGTGCTGGTCACCGGGTTCGTGAGCCTCGTGTCCGGTGCGAGCCTCGGGCCGGAGGCCCCGCTCGCGACGCTGGGCGGCGGCATGGGCACCCTGGCGGCCGAGCGTTCGGGTCGCGACGCCCGCGTTGAGTCGTTCGCCGGCATCTCGGCGGCGTTCGGCGGTCTGCTCGGCCTCCCGCTGTTCGGCACGGCGCTGGCGCTCGAGATCGAGCACCCGCACCGCATCGACTACTACCGGCTGATCCTGCCCGGGCTCGTCGCGTCGGCGACGGGCACCGGCGTGTTCCTCGCGGCCAGCGACCACACGTTCCTCGGCGTGTACGACCTCGGGCCGACCGCCTTCCACTGGTGGTACCTCGCCGCCGCCGTCCCGCTCGGCGCCCTCGGTGCCGGCCTGGCGATCCTGTGCGCCCTGATGGTCGGGGCCATGCGCCGGATCACGGCTCCGCTCGCGGGCCACACCCTGCTCCTGCCGGTCGTGGGCGGCGTGCTGATGGGACTGGTGGCGCTGGCGTTCCCCCTCACGCTGTTCTCGGGTGAGCACGAGCTCCACGTGGCCCTGCACGACGCCGGGCACCTCGGCGGCTGGCTCATGCTGGCGATCGCCCTGGCCAAGCTCCTCACGCTCGCCACCGCCATGTCGACCGGCTTCGTGGGAGGACCGATCTTCCCCCTGCTCTTCGCCGGCGGCATGGCCGGCCTGTGCATCACCGCGGCCTTCCCCGACGTACCGGTCGCGATCGCCGTGTCCTGCGTCATGGCCGCGACCCCGGCCGCGTTCGCCAACGTGCCGGTCAGCATGCTCGTCATCGTGCTGGTGCTCCTCGGCGGCGGTGTCGTGGCGGCACCGGCCGCCGTCGCCGTCGTCGTCGCCTTCAGCCTCACCTACGGCCTCGGCCTGTTCCCCCCGAAGCCCGGCTGA
- a CDS encoding ester cyclase: MASSGSVHGSALRGLLHATVTGDRDAIGDLVTDDVVGWSPTILVRSIEELLEAVGGRDDTFSGIEVEVRALDELGDKAIAEWHLAVDHTGPLFVDDDMVVQPTGRRLHLSGATIAEFDGDRICAFRSYFDDLALLEQALAVGVRAQP; this comes from the coding sequence ATGGCCAGCAGTGGTTCAGTCCACGGGAGCGCCCTGCGGGGCCTGCTCCACGCCACCGTCACCGGCGACCGGGACGCGATAGGCGATCTCGTCACCGACGACGTGGTCGGGTGGTCGCCCACCATCCTCGTCCGGTCGATCGAGGAGCTGCTCGAGGCCGTGGGCGGTCGCGACGACACGTTCTCGGGCATCGAGGTGGAGGTCCGGGCACTCGACGAGCTCGGGGACAAGGCGATCGCCGAGTGGCACCTCGCCGTCGACCACACGGGCCCGCTGTTCGTCGACGACGACATGGTCGTCCAACCCACCGGTCGCCGGCTGCACCTCTCGGGCGCGACCATCGCCGAGTTCGACGGTGACCGCATCTGCGCCTTCCGGAGCTACTTCGACGACCTCGCCCTCCTGGAGCAGGCGCTGGCCGTCGGCGTTCGAGCTCAGCCGTAG
- a CDS encoding SHOCT domain-containing protein — MGLMFRRRRPIARLAVGAATAATQDQPPPPPYVAPPPASTGGEVDELSRLVQMHDSGSLSDDEFAAAKAQLLDL, encoded by the coding sequence ATGGGTTTGATGTTCCGGCGGCGCCGACCCATCGCCCGCCTCGCCGTCGGTGCCGCGACCGCTGCGACGCAGGACCAGCCTCCCCCGCCGCCGTACGTCGCCCCGCCGCCCGCCTCGACCGGTGGCGAGGTCGACGAGCTCAGCCGGCTGGTGCAGATGCACGACTCGGGCTCGCTGTCCGACGACGAGTTCGCTGCGGCCAAGGCCCAGCTGCTCGACCTGTGA
- a CDS encoding response regulator transcription factor, whose product MSPEQLRVMIVDDHAVVRDGISSLLANCDDITIVATAESAAAALEHCKEIEVDVVLMDLSMPDMDGVTATVRLRELHPTIQVVVLTGFVDDASIREAVQAGASACLLKTVSTEELADAIRGVTHGRSTFSSEFMPALLRQPERAAARAGLTPREHDILTLLADGQTNKDIARALGLSDGTVRVYVSTILAKLGAANRTEATMLAIRQGLVERQR is encoded by the coding sequence ATGAGCCCCGAGCAGCTCCGGGTCATGATCGTCGACGACCACGCGGTCGTCCGTGACGGCATCAGCTCCCTGCTCGCGAACTGCGACGACATCACGATCGTCGCCACCGCCGAAAGTGCGGCCGCGGCGCTCGAGCACTGCAAGGAGATCGAGGTCGACGTCGTCCTGATGGACCTCTCGATGCCGGACATGGACGGCGTGACCGCCACCGTGCGCCTGCGCGAGCTCCACCCGACCATCCAGGTCGTGGTCCTCACGGGCTTCGTCGACGATGCGTCGATCCGGGAGGCCGTCCAGGCCGGCGCCAGCGCGTGCCTGCTCAAGACCGTGAGCACCGAGGAGCTGGCCGACGCCATCCGGGGTGTCACCCACGGGCGGTCGACCTTCTCCTCGGAGTTCATGCCGGCGCTGCTCCGCCAGCCCGAGCGCGCCGCCGCGAGAGCCGGGCTGACCCCCCGTGAGCACGACATCCTGACCCTGCTGGCCGACGGCCAGACCAACAAGGACATCGCCCGGGCGCTCGGCCTGAGCGACGGCACCGTCAGGGTGTACGTGAGCACGATCCTCGCCAAGCTCGGCGCGGCCAACCGGACCGAGGCGACGATGCTCGCCATCCGGCAGGGCCTCGTCGAGCGGCAACGTTGA
- a CDS encoding sensor histidine kinase, with amino-acid sequence MVAVGAALAYGVAVGGETIAAAALLSAGFSRRPSDREALGLGALASLTAATTIVLCALDAQGGRYSTPVGVDWPFALASATALVPAAWGVALLALRDDHDDLHPAPAFLIVAALFAANRYDALVAAGTLDTAYLQPFVFPLFLIFAAVRAANRVATAARRRVGPGSAPTTLKLIALKEIAATDERNRIARDLHDSVSQTLYSIAMLAEALPRTLERDPASGREQAMQIRTMTIEALGNLRMLLLEMRHPATESADLGDLLRELAGEPGAPVVVQLDAPAGPDLPSEIKLAAYRVAQEALMNAHRHALPTRIVVRLEQRGGALVLSIVDDGVGFDVGAIATAHHGLEIMRERAEQADADLSIESRPGHGTRVILTWPHPTSPPTPEEAP; translated from the coding sequence ATGGTGGCAGTGGGGGCCGCCTTGGCCTACGGCGTAGCCGTCGGCGGTGAGACGATCGCGGCTGCCGCGCTCCTCTCCGCCGGCTTCTCTCGACGACCGAGCGACCGCGAGGCGCTCGGCCTCGGAGCGCTGGCGTCGTTGACGGCCGCGACCACGATCGTGCTGTGCGCACTCGACGCGCAGGGCGGCCGCTACTCCACCCCCGTCGGCGTCGACTGGCCGTTCGCTCTCGCCTCGGCCACGGCCCTCGTCCCGGCGGCATGGGGCGTCGCGCTCCTCGCGCTCCGGGACGACCACGACGACCTCCACCCCGCCCCCGCGTTCCTCATCGTCGCCGCCCTGTTCGCCGCCAACCGCTACGACGCCCTGGTGGCGGCCGGGACGCTCGACACGGCGTACCTCCAGCCCTTCGTCTTCCCGCTGTTCCTGATCTTCGCCGCGGTCCGCGCCGCCAACCGGGTGGCCACCGCCGCGCGCCGACGGGTCGGCCCGGGCTCGGCCCCCACGACCCTGAAGCTGATCGCCCTCAAGGAGATCGCCGCCACCGACGAGCGGAACCGCATCGCCCGTGACCTGCACGACTCGGTCAGCCAGACGCTGTACTCGATCGCGATGCTCGCCGAGGCCCTCCCGAGGACCCTGGAACGCGACCCCGCCAGCGGCCGGGAGCAGGCCATGCAGATCCGCACGATGACCATCGAAGCGCTCGGCAACCTCCGCATGCTGCTCCTGGAGATGCGCCACCCCGCGACGGAATCCGCCGATCTGGGGGACCTCCTGCGCGAGCTGGCCGGTGAGCCCGGCGCCCCGGTGGTCGTCCAGCTCGACGCCCCGGCCGGGCCGGACCTCCCGTCCGAGATCAAGCTCGCCGCCTACCGGGTCGCCCAGGAAGCGCTGATGAACGCCCACCGGCACGCGCTCCCGACGCGGATCGTCGTGCGTCTCGAGCAGCGCGGCGGTGCCCTGGTCCTGTCGATCGTCGACGACGGCGTCGGCTTCGACGTCGGTGCGATCGCCACCGCGCACCACGGGCTCGAGATCATGCGCGAGCGCGCCGAGCAGGCCGACGCCGACCTGTCCATCGAGAGCCGACCCGGCCACGGCACCCGGGTGATCCTCACCTGGCCCCACCCCACAAGCCCCCCGACCCCCGAGGAGGCACCATGA